A DNA window from Hevea brasiliensis isolate MT/VB/25A 57/8 chromosome 2, ASM3005281v1, whole genome shotgun sequence contains the following coding sequences:
- the LOC110636881 gene encoding ABSCISIC ACID-INSENSITIVE 5-like protein 2 isoform X1 translates to MGIQTMGSQSNGQQSHLQPCQLTRQNSWYSLTLNEVENQLGNLGKPLGSMNLDELLKNVWSNEENQSMGMGIENTSASSLQRQASLTLARALSGKTVDQVWKEILQGQKKRFGHDMKAQERESILGEITLEDFLVQAGLFTEASLSPSMEVVSVDVVGSQCFPQKMVLSPSSSRGNLSDTTASGRKRDAPDALEKSIERRLRRKIKNRESAARSRARKQAYHNELVSKVSRLEEENIKLKKEKEFEKMFPCEPSPDMKYQLRRTSSASF, encoded by the exons ATGGGGATTCAAACAATGGGATCTCAAAGTAATGGCCAACAATCTCATCTACAGCCATGTCAGTTGACGAGGCAAAATTCCTGGTATAGCTTAACTCTTAATGAAGTGGAAAACCAATTAGGAAATTTAGGAAAACCTTTGGGCAGCATGAACCTGGATGAGCTTCTTAAAAATGTATGGAGCAATGAGGAAAATCAATCAATGGGGATGGGCATTGAAAATACCTCCGCATCTTCCCTTCAGCGGCAGGCCAGCCTAACATTGGCTAGGGCTTTGAGCGGCAAGACAGTGGATCAGGTTTGGAAGGAGATTCTGCAAGGGCAGAAGAAGAGGTTTGGTCATGACATGAAAGCTCAGGAAAGAGAATCTATACTTGGTGAAATAACTTTGGAGGACTTCTTGGTACAGGCAGGGCTTTTTACTGAAGCATCATTAAGTCCCTCTATGGAAGTGGTCTCTGTTGATGTGGTGGGCTCTCAGTGTTTCCCACAGAAAATGGTCTTGTCCCCATCATCATCAAGAGGCAATTTATCAGATACAACAGCATCAGGAAGGAAAAGGGATGCCCCAGATGCTCTTGAGAAAAGTATAGAGAGGAGGTTGAGGAGAAAGATAAAGAACAGGGAATCTGCTGCCCGTTCACGGGCTAGAAAACAG GCTTATCATAATGAGCTGGTGAGCAAAGTATCACGTTTGGAGGAGGAGAATATAAAGCTGAAGAAGGAGAAG
- the LOC110636881 gene encoding ABSCISIC ACID-INSENSITIVE 5-like protein 6 isoform X2 — MGIQTMGSQSNGQQSHLQPCQLTRQNSWYSLTLNEVENQLGNLGKPLGSMNLDELLKNVWSNEENQSMGMGIENTSASSLQRQASLTLARALSGKTVDQVWKEILQGQKKRFGHDMKAQERESILGEITLEDFLVQAGLFTEASLSPSMEVVSVDVVGSQCFPQKMVLSPSSSRGNLSDTTASGRKRDAPDALEKSIERRLRRKIKNRESAARSRARKQAYHNELVSKVSRLEEENIKLKKEKVGNLLSSLE; from the exons ATGGGGATTCAAACAATGGGATCTCAAAGTAATGGCCAACAATCTCATCTACAGCCATGTCAGTTGACGAGGCAAAATTCCTGGTATAGCTTAACTCTTAATGAAGTGGAAAACCAATTAGGAAATTTAGGAAAACCTTTGGGCAGCATGAACCTGGATGAGCTTCTTAAAAATGTATGGAGCAATGAGGAAAATCAATCAATGGGGATGGGCATTGAAAATACCTCCGCATCTTCCCTTCAGCGGCAGGCCAGCCTAACATTGGCTAGGGCTTTGAGCGGCAAGACAGTGGATCAGGTTTGGAAGGAGATTCTGCAAGGGCAGAAGAAGAGGTTTGGTCATGACATGAAAGCTCAGGAAAGAGAATCTATACTTGGTGAAATAACTTTGGAGGACTTCTTGGTACAGGCAGGGCTTTTTACTGAAGCATCATTAAGTCCCTCTATGGAAGTGGTCTCTGTTGATGTGGTGGGCTCTCAGTGTTTCCCACAGAAAATGGTCTTGTCCCCATCATCATCAAGAGGCAATTTATCAGATACAACAGCATCAGGAAGGAAAAGGGATGCCCCAGATGCTCTTGAGAAAAGTATAGAGAGGAGGTTGAGGAGAAAGATAAAGAACAGGGAATCTGCTGCCCGTTCACGGGCTAGAAAACAG GCTTATCATAATGAGCTGGTGAGCAAAGTATCACGTTTGGAGGAGGAGAATATAAAGCTGAAGAAGGAGAAG GTAGGAAACTTGTTATCTTCCTTGGAATGA
- the LOC110636881 gene encoding ABSCISIC ACID-INSENSITIVE 5-like protein 5 isoform X3, with translation MGIQTMGSQSNGQQSHLQPCQLTRQNSWYSLTLNEVENQLGNLGKPLGSMNLDELLKNVWSNEENQSMGMGIENTSASSLQRQASLTLARALSGKTVDQVWKEILQGQKKRFGHDMKAQERESILGEITLEDFLVQAGLFTEASLSPSMEVVSVDVVGSQCFPQKMVLSPSSSRGNLSDTTASGRKRDAPDALEKSIERRLRRKIKNRESAARSRARKQAYHNELVSKVSRLEEENIKLKKEKSRSSI, from the exons ATGGGGATTCAAACAATGGGATCTCAAAGTAATGGCCAACAATCTCATCTACAGCCATGTCAGTTGACGAGGCAAAATTCCTGGTATAGCTTAACTCTTAATGAAGTGGAAAACCAATTAGGAAATTTAGGAAAACCTTTGGGCAGCATGAACCTGGATGAGCTTCTTAAAAATGTATGGAGCAATGAGGAAAATCAATCAATGGGGATGGGCATTGAAAATACCTCCGCATCTTCCCTTCAGCGGCAGGCCAGCCTAACATTGGCTAGGGCTTTGAGCGGCAAGACAGTGGATCAGGTTTGGAAGGAGATTCTGCAAGGGCAGAAGAAGAGGTTTGGTCATGACATGAAAGCTCAGGAAAGAGAATCTATACTTGGTGAAATAACTTTGGAGGACTTCTTGGTACAGGCAGGGCTTTTTACTGAAGCATCATTAAGTCCCTCTATGGAAGTGGTCTCTGTTGATGTGGTGGGCTCTCAGTGTTTCCCACAGAAAATGGTCTTGTCCCCATCATCATCAAGAGGCAATTTATCAGATACAACAGCATCAGGAAGGAAAAGGGATGCCCCAGATGCTCTTGAGAAAAGTATAGAGAGGAGGTTGAGGAGAAAGATAAAGAACAGGGAATCTGCTGCCCGTTCACGGGCTAGAAAACAG GCTTATCATAATGAGCTGGTGAGCAAAGTATCACGTTTGGAGGAGGAGAATATAAAGCTGAAGAAGGAGAAG agcaggtcttctatctag
- the LOC110636881 gene encoding ABSCISIC ACID-INSENSITIVE 5-like protein 6 isoform X4 translates to MGIQTMGSQSNGQQSHLQPCQLTRQNSWYSLTLNEVENQLGNLGKPLGSMNLDELLKNVWSNEENQSMGMGIENTSASSLQRQASLTLARALSGKTVDQVWKEILQGQKKRFGHDMKAQERESILGEITLEDFLVQAGLFTEASLSPSMEVVSVDVVGSQCFPQKMVLSPSSSRGNLSDTTASGRKRDAPDALEKSIERRLRRKIKNRESAARSRARKQAYHNELVSKVSRLEEENIKLKKEKVFYLG, encoded by the exons ATGGGGATTCAAACAATGGGATCTCAAAGTAATGGCCAACAATCTCATCTACAGCCATGTCAGTTGACGAGGCAAAATTCCTGGTATAGCTTAACTCTTAATGAAGTGGAAAACCAATTAGGAAATTTAGGAAAACCTTTGGGCAGCATGAACCTGGATGAGCTTCTTAAAAATGTATGGAGCAATGAGGAAAATCAATCAATGGGGATGGGCATTGAAAATACCTCCGCATCTTCCCTTCAGCGGCAGGCCAGCCTAACATTGGCTAGGGCTTTGAGCGGCAAGACAGTGGATCAGGTTTGGAAGGAGATTCTGCAAGGGCAGAAGAAGAGGTTTGGTCATGACATGAAAGCTCAGGAAAGAGAATCTATACTTGGTGAAATAACTTTGGAGGACTTCTTGGTACAGGCAGGGCTTTTTACTGAAGCATCATTAAGTCCCTCTATGGAAGTGGTCTCTGTTGATGTGGTGGGCTCTCAGTGTTTCCCACAGAAAATGGTCTTGTCCCCATCATCATCAAGAGGCAATTTATCAGATACAACAGCATCAGGAAGGAAAAGGGATGCCCCAGATGCTCTTGAGAAAAGTATAGAGAGGAGGTTGAGGAGAAAGATAAAGAACAGGGAATCTGCTGCCCGTTCACGGGCTAGAAAACAG GCTTATCATAATGAGCTGGTGAGCAAAGTATCACGTTTGGAGGAGGAGAATATAAAGCTGAAGAAGGAGAAG gtcttctatctagggtga